A single genomic interval of Juglans regia cultivar Chandler chromosome 1, Walnut 2.0, whole genome shotgun sequence harbors:
- the LOC108986437 gene encoding uncharacterized protein LOC108986437, producing MTSNLLTLGYMDLDLALRVDEPLIPTESSSLVDNNTYERWERSNRLSLMLIKSHVCKNIRGSIPECDKVKDYKKAIEEQFVSSDKALASTLMNKLSVMKHGKSKSVCEHIMKMRDIAAQLKSLEIQISDSFLVHFILNSLPTEYEPFKIPTTHKEKWSINEILTMCVQEEERLKHENIESAHFVTQRNGQWKKGKSVGVNKWKKDVKAPFKRYGDKSAI from the coding sequence ATGACTTCTAATCTTTTAACATTAGGGTATatggacttggacttggcacTTCGTGTTGATGAACCTCTAATACCCACTGAATCAAGTTCATTGGTAGATAATAATACCTATGAAAGGTGGGAGCGGTCTAACCGATTAAGTTTAATGCTCATCAAGTCACATGTGTGTAAGAACATTAGAGGTTCAATCCCAGAGTGTGATAAAGTAAAGGACTACAAAAAGGCTATTGAAGAGCAATTTGTTAGTTCTGATAAGGCATTGGCTAGCACCCTAATGAACAAATTATCAGTTATGAAACATGGAAAATCCAAAAGCGTGTGTGAGCACATAATGAAAATGAGGGATATTGCAGCCCAACTAAAGTCTTTAGAGATTCAGATCTCAGATTCATTCCTTGTCCATTTCATACTCAACTCTCTTCCTACAGAATATGAACCATTTAAGATTCCTACAACACATAAGGAAAAATGGTccattaatgaaattttaaccATGTGTgtacaagaagaagagagattgaaacatgaaaatattgagAGTGCTCATTTTGTTACTCAAAGGAATGGACAATGGAAGAAAGGCAAAAGTGTCGGTGTTAATAAGTGGAAGAAGGATGTTAAAGCGCCATTTAAACGCTATGGAGACAAAAGTGCCATTTAA
- the LOC108986445 gene encoding uncharacterized protein LOC108986445, protein METRVQGTRRGALKNTLMLTKTMQSKVQCHECYGFGHIRLECENYKKAKERAKIASLSESESESSDSSENSSPKRSLNYMTFTSAVGDKSQCSEQVFNDESISGNKSGYEDQLQEIYEKLYKECVKLRKLNKANIEKIDFCKCENERLQDKLNEAISLSDQLQMKNATLEDKLRTQESEMILLNDRLKTFSTGKQNLKKILILGKSLGDKSGLGYVKGESDVATTSYKNVGRTVFVRESTANRNADISERDNDENCVVQRIKTSDNCYGIAPSSQYNCNSAKSETTDLCHQRLRHVNHRNLSKIAKKEMVVGLPELGKKPNVKYFRVFGSKCYILRDKENLAKFDPKNDEGIFLGYYRNSRTYMSYNLRTQTVMESINVVVDDTPREELNSEEQVHTSSETEKLGVDEHNENLETFPSEKIFKNKSDENDTIVRNKAKLVAQGYAQMEGLDFDETFTPVARLESIWILLSIACQTSSLPSFNVFASLQTLKVLAIIIEAGLCFDKYCID, encoded by the exons ATGGAGACTCGAGTTCAGGGAACAAGAAGAGGAGctctaaaaaatacactaatgcTAACAAAGACTATGCAATCAAAGGTACAATGTCATGAATGTTATGGATTTGGACACATTCGCTTAGAATGTGAGAATTACAAAAAGGCCAAAGAAAGAGCTAAAATTGCGTCCCTGAGTGAGAGTGAGTCAGAGTCAAGTGACTCATCAGAGAACTCTTCTCCGAAAAGAAGCCTCAACTACATGACATTCACTTCTGCTGTTGGTGACAAAAGTCAATGTAGTGAACAAGTGTTTAATGATGAGAGTATATCTGGAAATAAATCCGGGTATGAAGATCAGTTGCAAGAAATATACGAGAAGTTGTACAAGGAGTGTGTTAAATTAAGAAAACTCAACAAAGCAAACATTGAGAAGATAGATTTCTGCAAATGTGAAAATGAAAGGCTTCAAGACAAATTAAATGAAGCCATTAGTCTATCAGATCAATTACAAATGAAGAATGCAACTCTGGAAGATAAGTTGAGAACTCAGGAAAGTGAGATGATTTTGTTAAATGATAGATTGAAAACCTTTTCTACTGGGAAACAGAAtcttaaaaaaatcctaatctTAGGAAAGTCCTTGGGTGACAAGAGTGGTCTGGGATATGTCAAAGGGGAATCTGATGTGGCTACAACCTCCTATAAAAATGTGGGAAGGACTGTGTTTGTTCGTGAATCAACTGCCAATAGGAATGCCGACATATCTGAAAGGG ATAATGATGAAAATTGTGTGGTGCAGCGAATCAAGACATCTGATAATTGTTATGGCATCGCTCCTAGCTCACAGTACAATTGCAATAGCGCTAAGAGTGAGACTACTGATCTTTGCCATCAAAGACTTAGACATGTGAATCACAGAAATCTATCTAAGATTGCCAAGAAAGAGATGGTGGTAGGATTGCCTGAGCTGG GGAAGAAACCAAATGTGAAGTATTTCAGGGTGTTTGGAAGCAAATGCTATATTTTGAGAGATAAGGAAAACTTGGCTAAGTTTGACCCTAAGAATGATGAGGGAATCTTTCTCGGTTATTATAGAAACAGTCGTACTTATATGAGTTACAATCTACGCACCCAAACTGTTATGGAATCAATAAATGTGGTGGTGGATGATACTCCTAGAGAGGAATTGAACAGCGAAGAACAAGTTCACACATCAAGTGAAACTGAAAAATTGGGTGTTGATGAGCACAATGAAAACTTAGAGACATTTCCTAGTGAAAAG ATTTTCAAGAATAAGTCGGACGAGAATGATACGATTGTGCGAAATAAGGCAAAACTAGTTGCTCAAGGGTATGCCCAGATGGAAGGATTAGATTTTGATGAGACATTTACACCAGTTGCCAGACTTGAATCAATCTGGATATTGTTGAGCATTGCTTGCCAGACTTCCTCCTTACCAAGCTTCAACGTTTTTGCTTCCCTACAAACACTCAAGGTCCTTGCCATTATAATTGAAGCTGGCCTGTGCTTTGACAAGTACTGCATTGACTAA